The genomic DNA ACATGATGGTAACTATATTACAGTACATACATTTCATGCTCCAGACACGTGGGTATGACCGCCACAGAAAGCTACGGGCGATAAAGTGTGCCAGCCAGGGAGGATGCACCTAAGAGATCATTTCCATTCTGCTATTTATCGTCATCCTCTTACCTACGATAGTTTAAACCGCACGGCAATCTAACACTCCGAATACAGCACTCTGGATACACTCATCAGCAATAGACTTCAAATACacgataaaaatatatttaactttcaAATACAATTGTATAAGGTACACCAAGAGCCAGAAAATAGAGTCTCGAGCTTTTAAATAcaacacactatatatatataacatatacaaGGAGACAAGAGGGAATCTACACGTGGAAGAAAAAGCTTATCCTCGAAATGCAGGTTACCTGTGGTACACAATGGCTTTGTCTGCTAGGAAGTCATTGCCATTTGCATAGCGTTGTCGAGAAGTCCAGAGCGGGCCAGGAGGAGatcaaacaaaacacaccaaacaaaaGGCTTAATTTTGGTACCACTTCCATTTTGCACCTGATTCTACTCTTAAATTACagtttgctatttcttttttttttgtaggcttGAATTCATGCCCCGTTTGTAAGAAGCACAGGGAAagggggggtaaaaaaaaccaaccaaacaaaaaaaaacaaaacaaaaaaaaaacacaaaaaaaccccaaaccaacacacaaaaaacaaaggtCAGAGAGTCAAGGAGGTTTCTTTCTGGGGTTGCAGTCATTTGGCATTTTGCTCCAGAGCAGAGTATTCTGCTTCTGACACTCTGGAAGCATCAATAAGTTTAGTGAGACCAGTTTTGGCAGAGTACTTGAAAATAAAGGCCTTCATGAGCTCGTATCTGTAGTTGCGGTTAATGAAGCTGTACAGGATGGGGTTGACGCAGCAATGGACTAGAGAGAAACACTGAGTGATGTGAAGAGTGGCATATAAGAAGTTCTCCATCTGACAACTGAAAGGTATGAAATGAAGGCTATAGAAGATGTCAAGCAGGACAGCTACATGGTAGGGTAGCCAGCAGACGAGAAACACAACAACGTAGGAGAAAATGATCTTCCCGTTGCTTTTCCTCTCTTGGTCACTGGAGGAGGAGATGGTCTTCgcaaggaggaaataaaagaggGCGATGATTGGAAAAGGGATAAGAAAGCCCAGCACGACAGAGATGAGCTCCATGCCGATCAACCACTCTTTGAAGCTCTCCTCCGGATAGACGGGGCGGCAATAGGTTTCGTTGTTGGAAGAGACCGTCTTGAGATAATACGTGTCTGGgagagatgcagagaaggcaAGAAGCCACACTAAGATGCAGATGCAGCGACGGATTATCTTCTTCTTGCGATTGCTGGAATTGGTGAAATAGGCAACTGAGAGGTAGCGGTCCACACTCATGCATGCCAGGAAGAAGATGCTGCCGTACAAGTTGATGGAAAATATAAGGTGAGTTATCTTGCACGTGATTTCTCCCATGTGCCACTGGTTATGCTGGACAAGGGAGACAACCCACACTGGAAGGGTGATAACGACACACAGATCAGCGATAGCCAAATTAAAGATGTAGAGGTGGGTTTCATAGCCAGTCATTTTGGCTTGGAGGTTGACCCACACCACAACCGAGTTGGCCACCAGCCCTATGACAAAGATGAAAATGTAGAAGAAGGACAGGGTGTATAGAAGGGCGCTCTTGTTGAGCGTGCCAGGGCATGTTGTCGCATCAACTGTGATACAGTCACCGTTGTTACACGTCCAGTTGATTTCTGTCAAGTTGGCTGTTTCCAGAAAATCGAGGATAGAAGTCAAATCAAGTGCGCTCATGTTCGCTCAGTTTGGAGTTCGAGTGACCTACAGGCAAAACAGGATCAAAATAAACAACCTAAGTTAACAGAGACATTTCTGCCGTCATCTTCATACCACAAAGCACATGCAGGACAAGCTGGTTTAGTAATGACCTATTCTCGTAAGGCACTTTCCATTAAAGTGAACTGTGAAGTAAAATAACCAAAACAGACACATAGCAAAACTCATCTGGTCGACAAAAGAAGAACGGCACTAGCTTtttgtgctatttctttttttttttttttttctttgcagctcaCATCTGACATCATCAGGTTGGCTATCATCCCCGGGTGTGAAATCCGCAAAGTACACCGCGGCCAAATAAACGTCAGGCGACTAAATCTGTCCTCTCCAGCATAAATGATGATACTATCGCTTTCAGCAGGGGAATCTTTAAGCCATTTTATCTGCACTCCCTCAAGTGTAGTAGAATTGATCCGGCTGATACACGGTACTgtaaaacatttaccacaagctCTGGTCAGCATCTTGTcaagcccagctccagctgcatcaAGCAGAAACTGGGAACTAAGGGGCTTTGTACCCTCGtccaattttaaatttaaatcctgctctttcctcccccccttcccttgaATTCTATTTTACAAAGCATCCCCTGCGTTTAACGATTATCACGTAGctttgagaaaagagaaaagaagtcgGAGCTTGACCACTGAGATTTGCTGGGCTTAAGTTTGCCTTTTAGGAGAGTGCTTTGATTTACAAAACACTCCCCCATCACAGCTGGCTCCACAACTGCTTCCTCCCCACCCTTTTGCTTTTCTACATCTACTTTTCTTGCCTCTTCAGCGCCTTCTTCCATTGGCAGGCAGCGGACAAAGCGAGGGGCTCCTCATTAACTTCCTCGCCAGCAGAAGGAAGGGCTCCAGCAGACCCACACGGCTTACGCAAAACCCAAAGCTGGGCTGCTGATTACCGTTGTGCTTTTGGGGCAGCATAAGAACGCTGCCTCCCCTGGTGGGACTCTCCCATCCCACAGGGCCAACAGTACCACCCACGGTAGTAGCCAGCTGCCTTGGCCCGTGACTGCCACGCTTTGGCCAAGCAAGTTTCAGAGCTCCGTGTCTGC from Chroicocephalus ridibundus chromosome 7, bChrRid1.1, whole genome shotgun sequence includes the following:
- the ACKR3 gene encoding atypical chemokine receptor 3; the protein is MSALDLTSILDFLETANLTEINWTCNNGDCITVDATTCPGTLNKSALLYTLSFFYIFIFVIGLVANSVVVWVNLQAKMTGYETHLYIFNLAIADLCVVITLPVWVVSLVQHNQWHMGEITCKITHLIFSINLYGSIFFLACMSVDRYLSVAYFTNSSNRKKKIIRRCICILVWLLAFSASLPDTYYLKTVSSNNETYCRPVYPEESFKEWLIGMELISVVLGFLIPFPIIALFYFLLAKTISSSSDQERKSNGKIIFSYVVVFLVCWLPYHVAVLLDIFYSLHFIPFSCQMENFLYATLHITQCFSLVHCCVNPILYSFINRNYRYELMKAFIFKYSAKTGLTKLIDASRVSEAEYSALEQNAK